The following DNA comes from Plasmodium vivax chromosome 11, whole genome shotgun sequence.
ATGAGCATTATAAACAAATGCATATCGATCTGTTTTGCTTCCCATGATGAACGTAAATTTCTGAGTGGTTACATCCCATTTGGTTAACCAACAGTAATAAACTATTattacgtttattttttaattggtAACCTCATGGTGAGCACTTCAGGCAAAATCGCTTACTACGCATTATAGTGCGGATAAACGGAGTTGTAGTTCCCCCACATCAGCGCCTTCtactatattttattctGCTTGGTAAGCCATACGATATTGCATGTTTTGGGTTGGTGGAAGCATACGAGATGGCATGTTTTGCATTGGTAAAGGCATGCGATATTGCATGTTTTGCATTGGTGTAGGCATACGATACGGCACGTTTTGCATTGGTGTAGGCATACGATACGGCACGTTTTGCATTGGTGGAAGCATACCATGCGGCATGTTTTGCATTGTTGGGGGCATGCCATAGAATAGATTGTTTCCTAACGGGGCTGTATAACCATGCATCATATCATTTATTTCctggttcttttttttcctcctccggTAAAAATATCCAAGGGGACTGAACTGTTGTGCAAAAGATAGATAAACGTATATTAAATGTCTTTACGTACACGTCATGTAGTGACAACAAAGAGGTATCATAAAACGTGTCTAGCACATCTGTACTTGTATGCTTAAAAAGCTGAGCATAATGTTATACCTTATATATCACAAAGAAAAGTGTTAAAGCACCTCCAACTCCTATTCCAACGTAGAGTAAATTATCTTGGATAAATGATATACCAGGAATATACTGCATATAGTCACTTATGTATTGTAGAAATTTGCCAAAAGTAAATGTTTCCGCCGCTGGACAGTGCGGTATAGATTTGATTCTATGTGGCATTTCATCATTGCTGCAATGGCCATAAGAAAATGTTTTAGGAATGTCATACAATGTACAATTATCATTAATCTTTAAAGGCTTTTCATTTCCATTATTAGGATCCAAAATGCATGTGttctcattaaaaaaaaaatcatatttttctttcacataTGTTGTTAATCGATCACAATCTTTATTACTATTATCTAAATATCCATATAAGTAATCCCTATTTTCACAGAAATCATCtaaatccttttttatggGTATTCGCTTTACATAATCCTCCTCCTCTCTATCacatttaaatttatcaGAATGTTTAAATAATGATTTCATAGATTGTTTTACAGTATCAATTTCCGTTTTCGATGCTTTAACCCTTTTTCCACGGTTACCCTTAAATTCTAACTCGCTTATTAAATCTATTATATAATctacataataatttaaatctCTACATCGTTTAccatgaatatttttatgccattttaCAGATTCTTTGTTATAATAATGTGAAAATTGTGTGGTAAAATTCTGTAACCAATTTACAATATTAACtttgttttctttatataaagcAGCATTTTCCAATGTGTCTAAGTTTATAGATTGTCTAAATTGTTTATCGAATTCTGATGAAGGCAAATTATCGTCTAGGGATTTCTACAGTTTAAAGAgggaaatatatttgttatatgataaatattttattttatattaaagatAATtcgaatattaaaaatttcgtaATAAATTTacgtattaataaaaaatgctagGGTACACATTTTGATCCAAAAGTATCCATACTATATTCTTAATTGTggaatagaaaaaattgtataatttaaagttatacaaattatacaAACAAACACGTGATTAATTATTTAAGTTTTAAGAAAATagcattacatttttttatcatatatcgATCTATTTATGTGATATGCCAAAACATATAAAAGCATAATTTCAAGATTTAGTTCTATTTTGGCTCGATctttgttataatttttttagtaaccACAAACATTTATGTagtatttattaatatacgAATTTTTATAAGGATAAAATTATTacgtataaaaatgtattataaagTGTGGAAGTTACATATAATAacgcaaaatataaaaatcacaaaatgcataattttaGATAATATATAAGGACCGGCAGTtcgtacaaaaaaaatagtaatcgATCGTGCTattcgtaaaaaataaatgaacatacCACGGTACAATTTAATAAAGTactaaattaaaataaacgcttctttaattttaatgcgacaaaattaaacatatctgaaaaatgattttttattatatattttttttcagataAATGGCTTatacgaaattaaaaaggaatatatcaaaaagaaagacaagaattcataaaaaatattgcagcaaagtaaaaataaatataataacatagtgaaaaaaatatacataattaagCAGTTGAACTTGATTCATAAATTTAAGAATTTAATACGGGTTATTTTAtcgaagaaaataataatttagatattacataaaaatgaaaaatatgctttttttttattaaattatgagCCAAAAAAGTTGTACgtaagtacatatataatatattatttttgcataaacgTCTCTAAATTAGTTGTAATAAATAGCACAAGACAGAATAAATCTTAACCACAAAGGAATGTTGCAAAATATGGACAAcgaaaatttatttggtccaattatatatactaagagaactttatatatttttaatttctcctaaattgataaaaaaaagtatataaattataattacgaaaaattataatcGAATGAGGccttcataaatttttttgacatTCACATAATGTCTAATTTAGTCtttaataacaaaataaagaaaaaaaaaaacccaataaaaaaatatatgataatgTAGTTTCCGCATATATAAAAGATAAATACCataagaagtaaaaaataaaagcataaaacagcaattattattattttttcattgtcATCATATAAGTACTCCTTGTTAATATATACTATtcattaacatttttattatcttaCGGTAAAAGCGATAAGATAAATGTCGCACTAAATAGTCAATCagacgaaaaaaatgttttgaaaAAGCACATCTTTAAGTAaatatttgaaatattttctcCGCTCTTcgtatatacaaatattacCATTTGGTATAATTTCTTTGAAATAGTTGAGAAATGAAGGGCCATAAATGTACCGAATGGAACGAACAGTATAAAAGTATCACTTCTGATTTATgagtttatatataacaaaagtAGCAAACGTTTTTATAATGTGTTTTACTCATTCTATTTACCTTATCTTCACTATGCAAATAAcgctttttttcaaaattgagTCTATCCCTTTGTTGGTATACaacaggaaagaaaaaatggggttacttttttgattattgtgcattatttaatatccccattttttgaataaatttttgctCGTCTAGGTTGGGGcaatgtgttaaaaaaaaaaagatgcatACGTTGAATGTGCTTTCCGTTGTAATGTGCAACAGTACAGTATTTCGCATTTCGATTAGATAAAATGAACGGGGTAATAAAaggacccccttttttgccacacAATGTAACTTTTGAAGCAACGTAGTTTTTATTAACCTAAACGTGGTAGCAGTTACATTACgatttaatatgtatatgctaCTTTGTTACATTGAAGGATTTTTCTCTAAAAAGTAGATAGGATATAacacatttacatttttcattataatatatgttatgcACCTtcatgtaaatattttattgccCTTAAAGAGAATTTTAATCCCTTTGGGGAGAGAAAATTATCtttacctttttattttttggggcTTTTTTCGGAACGGTGTGCATTTAtctaaaattaataaaatattaactacCATGTATGGTTATAAAATGCAAACAATTAAAATGTCTGTAAAAGGACTATTTAGGAGGTGTTAGCGCAGACGcattatatgtttttattccTTGAGATTGACATAATGAACATTAGAACTTTGATCTACGTTATTAGTTCACTTAGTATCATGCAAAGTAAAACCGTTACTGTGATTATTTAACCTATGGGTTATGTGAGATAGTAAAAGGTAATAAGCAGCATGCCGAAAATAACACCACCCCTTTGAGTCTTGTAATGATATTACGAAAAATGCAATTATTAAGAGAAATAGGAATGCCGTGGTTTCccgcaaatggaaaaaacagTTATATCGCTTTTTAGAATACCTCGTCTGGATGAAGTGTAGTTTATGCCATGAAGGAATTATAATCGCAAGGAATGCCCCTTATTACATAGGGTCTACTCCACGTTTATATCATGGCATGAAAAATTACGATATATGTAAGAAATCTTCAGTGgggtaaaatgaaaaaagttccttcaaaaattatatcgGGCAATATGTAAACATTCTAGATGAAGCATAGAAATGTAATTGCGGAAaatcattattttaaaaagtaggCATGTGTATATCAGAGTCAATTTAAAACTGAAGAAATATCCTGTGCAGTTCGCATAAAGCGCAAACGAAAAAGTGTATTAACTTTTtctaattaaaataatttttttaatagttaATTTGAACACTCTACGgttcattaaaaatagcaaacATTTTTCTATTGAAAAAGACTTTGTGAACGTTTTATACAGTTAATTATTTCCATCAGCATTTGGGAAGTACATGGTACATGTAGCACTTCGAACATTACACGATAATTTTGATTGTATAAAATGGATCATTTGTCAgcgttaaaaatatatttgcctATAAATCGGCAAAATTTCttaaataaaggaaaaaaaaacgtacacagtgttgttaaaaaattatgttgccattttggtggaaatttttattctgcTGTGTATTAAATGTGGAAAATATCAGCTGATTCGGGGTccgataaattaaaatgtaatatgcTCGAATTAATAAGCATAGTGCATAAAAGTGTTCACAAATAGCAGATTTAGCATTACCATCATAAATGGAGAAGTGATAGAAGTACACGAATGATCATTTTGAATGTAATTGAAGTACTATTAGAAGTATTACttttattgaaataaaaatgattaataTTGCGTTATGCAAATGGAGTAGTGCAAACGGTGTGGCTAAATTcggtgcatttttttttccgatgATTATGGTATAATTTTGCGTAATGCATTAAgcattatgaaatatataatatgtaatacgaattgtatttatttaactGTAAAATGTGAGGGGGTCGCAATTTCACTTAAGGGTAAAACGTTTTGCATAATATTGTGTTAAGTGCTCTAGATTTAACAGTTAGCGGTACCCCGAAACTACATGGAAATTTCATTTGgttcaaatttttacatttccatatttgttcattttacgcactcggaaaaaaaattcacatttAATGTAAGAacgaatatatatttaaaaatgtaattattttatgctctatatgtaattttttaaacttgcACATAATGTTACATCGCGCGAATTGATAATTTATGCAAATGTGCAGCGGAAAAATGTaagaagaattatttttatgatcGGAAAAAGAGTAACTTTAAGGTAATTCAAAAGTAACATCtcatgaaggaaaaaaataaacgttaATTTGTATCTGaatttactaaaaaaaatttacttatGGTccaaaaaagtatatttcccttttgaaaaagtaaaattcaCATGAGTGCATTATTTTGcgcataaaattttttcttagaATGTTACATCGGtttgaacatttttactATGGATCAAAATGTCACCTTTTTTctgaataaatataatttgtgaTTAACATGTAAT
Coding sequences within:
- a CDS encoding hypothetical protein, conserved (encoded by transcript PVX_113220A) gives rise to the protein MDTFGSKCKSLDDNLPSSEFDKQFRQSINLDTLENAALYKENKVNIVNWLQNFTTQFSHYYNKESVKWHKNIHGKRCRDLNYYVDYIIDLISELEFKGNRGKRVKASKTEIDTVKQSMKSLFKHSDKFKCDREEEDYVKRIPIKKDLDDFCENRDYLYGYLDNSNKDCDRLTTYVKEKYDFFFNENTCILDPNNGNEKPLKINDNCTLYDIPKTFSYGHCSNDEMPHRIKSIPHCPAAETFTFGKFLQYISDYMQYIPGISFIQDNLLYVGIGVGGALTLFFVIYKV